The Candidatus Thermokryptus mobilis nucleotide sequence TGCGAAATTGGGTCAATATCGTGAAGCGATAAAATACTATAATCAAGCCCTTAAAATCAATCCAACCAATTATGTCACCTATTACGCTCGTGGGAATTGTTATGAAGCGCTTGGGAACTACAAAAAGGCACTCGCCGACTATACAACAGCTGTAAATTTCAATCCGAAAATACCCGAACTTTGGGAAGCAAAAGCAGATGTTGAATATGAAATTGGCCGTTTCAGCGAAGCACTTTCAAGCTATATGATGGCTCTGAAACTTGATGAGAGAAACCCAGAACTATGGGTTGGGGTAGGGCTTGTTTATTTTGAGCTCGGGAGATATCAAGAAGCTGCTCAATCATTCTTTAACGCAATTAGAATTAAACCCGACTTTGCAGACCCATACTATGAGATCGGACGCCTCTTTTTGATGGCGGATATGATTGATGAAGCGGGAAAATACTTCACAAAGGCATTTGAACTTGACGAGTCTAAAATAGATGACTTTGAGTACGAGTTCCCACGCTATAAAAGGTATCTCAAAAAGTGGGTGAAAAGGTAAAATAACCGCTTTAAAAATTTTGGGGCCATGGAAATCAACGCTGAAACAAAAATCGTCGGACTCATAGGGCATCCTATAACCCATTCGTTTTCCCCTTTAATTCATAACTTCGCTTTTGATATACTTGGGCTAAATTATAAATACCTCGTTTTTGATGTCTTGCCTGAAAATTTAAAAGACGCCATCAAAGGAATTGTATCACTTGGAATAAAAGGAATCAATGTTACAATACCGCACAAAGAAACAGTTTTACAAAACCTTGATGATGCTTCTTCAGAAGCACGAATTATCGGCGCAGTGAATACCATCGTGAATGACAATGGAATCTTGAAAGGATTCAACACGGATGTTTTCGGTTTCACCGAATCATTGAGGGAATTCAAGGACATGGTATCAAATACACCCGCATTTATTTTTGGCGCTGGTGGCTCAGCAAGAGCCGTGATATATTCGCTCATAACAAATTTTCAGCCGGAAAGGATTACAATAGCGAACAGAAATTTGTCAAGGGCTGAAAGCATAGCAAGATATTTCTCTCAAGTTCTCGGATATAAAAATTTTGAGGTCAAGGAGTTTTTCTTGCCTGAAATATCAGCTGATATAAAATCATCACGGCTTATTGTAAACACGACCCCAATTGGGATGTATCCGAACTCGGATGATATTCCAATTCAAAGCGACGATATATTTCACCCCGGGCAAATTGTCTACGACCTTGTTTATAACCCACCTTTTACGAGATTTTTAAAATTTGCGCAAGAAAAAGGAGCAACTGTAATAAGCGGAATTGACATGCTTATTCTTCAAGCAAGTAAATCATTTGAACTTTGGACCGGCAAGCAGATGCCTGTGGGAGAGGTTAAGAGGTTTTTAATTCAAAAATTAAAATCAAGGCGAAGAAAAAAATGACGCTTCAAGATAAATACGAACGCTTGAAAAAAATAATTGAAGAGATGGGCTCTATCGTAATTGGGTTCTCAGGTGGTGTGGATAGTACTCTTTTGTTAAAGGTTGCTCATGATATTTTAAAAGACAAAGTAATTGCTGTCATCGGAAAATCAGAAACATATCCAGAGGAAGAATTCAACGAGGCGATAAAGCTTGCAGAATTTATAGGTGTAAGGTATAAAATCGTCGCAACGGAAGAAACCGATAATTTAAAATTTGCTGAAAATCCCCCCGATAGATGCTACTATTGTAAAACCGAACTTTTCACAAAGCTAAAAGAAATCGCAAAAGCAGAGGGAATAAAATGGATAGCTGATGGGACTAATGCCGATGATGTCAAGGACTTCAGACCCGGCTTAAGGGCTGTCAGAGAAAATAATATCCGCTCACCACTTCTTGAAGCAGGTCTTACAAAAACCGAGATAAGAGAACTTTCACGCACCCTTGGACTCCCGACTTGGGACAAACCCTCTTTCGCTTGCCTTTCATCCAGATTCCCTTATGGAATGCCAATTGATAGGGAAAAACTTAAAAAGATAGACAAAGCAGAATCATTTCTGCGTAAACTTGGCTTAAAAGTGTTTAGAGTCAGATTGATTGACGAGAACACAGTCAGGATTGAAACCGGGAGAGAAGAATTTAAAAAATTTTTTGATGACGATTTCAGAATCAAAGTTGTAAGTGAATTAAAAAATCTTGGCTTCATTTACATTACGCTTGACCTTGAGGGATACAGAACTGGGAGCATGAATGAGGTTTTGAAAATTGAAGTTAAACAAAGCATACTTCAAACTTAAACGGAGGTGACAAAAATGGCGATTTATTTTCTCTTTGGGAAATACTCTCAAGAAGCGATGAAGGGAATGTCACCGCAACGAACAGAGGAAGCACACAAGCTTATTGAAAAGTTTGGCGGGAAAGTGAAAGAGATTTACGCTCTGCTTGGAGAGATTGACCTCGTGATAATAGCTGATTTCCCGGGAAATTCTGAAGCGATGAAGGCATCAATTTCCCTGTCAAAGCTTACAAACATTTCATTTAAAACTGCTCCAGCGGTGACAGTTGAAGAATTTGATAAAATGATTCAAGAGTTATGAAGATAATTTTTTTATTTCTCTTTCTTCTTCAGCCATCATTTTTAATGACACAGACATGCGATAGTGTCAGTATGGCGATTGAAATTGATACAGCTAAGAAAAAAATAAGCACTGGGGAAATTTTGCTCGGCGCAAGTGCAGCCATAGGTATACCGCTTACGATTGGGCTCGCGACGCTGAGCTTATCTCCACCGTCATACATTTTGTTTTTTAAAGATAAGAGACCGCATAACGGGATTGCCTTTGAAACGGCGATCGGCTACGGCGACACAACAAGATTTAGATTCTCCGATTTTAGAATAATTTTTCAATATGCTTACATTAAAAACTTCAAAAATAGATTGACACTTGCACTAAACAGGGATAAAACGCTTGGGAGATTTGGACGAAATAAAATTTTTGGATACGGCTTATCAATGGGATTCTGGGCTGGGACAAACTTCAAAAAAATGAATTTGATAGGAATTGAAGTTTCCATCTGGGTTGGGAACGCAATGAACATACCCTATATTTTTCTATTTCCACAACACCATTTATTTGTGAAGTTAAAGAGAGGATTTCTTTTAAACCCGATAGAACAAATAACCGAGATAAACATCGGGTTTTCATCCTCAATCACTCTGAAAAGATAAATTCACTCATACCTTAAAGATTCAACAGGGTCAACACTTGCTGCTTTCCAAGCTGGATAAACGCCGAAAATCATACCGACAAACGCACATATTAAAAAACCAATAACCACCCAATCATATGGAATTATCGGCTTAACCTTGAGTATAAATGCGAGAACATTTCCGCCTACTATTCCAAGAATTATTCCAATCATTCCGCCAAATTGACTTAAAAGGAAAGATTCAAGCAAGAACTGTGTCAAGATATTTCTTTTCGTTGCGCCCACAGCTTTCCTTATACCTATCTCGCGCGTCCTTTCAGTGACAGAGACAAGCATTATATTCATAATTCCAACGCCAGCTGCGACAAGTGCTATCATACTCACAACGAGCGCACCAACTTTAACCGCAAAGGTTAAATCATTGAACTGTTTTATTAGGGTTTCATTTGACTCAATCTCAAAATCATTTTCCTGACCAGGTGGAACTTTCCTTATTTTTCTCAAAAGAGCTACAATTTCTTCAACCGTTTCATTGTAAAGTTCTCGGCTCTTCGCCTTGACAAGTATAGTAAGGTTTCTATTCTTCCCGTAGAGGTTCAAAAAAGTTGAAAGAGGTATGATAACTATATTATCAAAACCACTACCGAATAATCCCCCCTTTTCTTTGAGGACGCCAACGACTTTAAAAGTATAACCATCAATTTTGACATCCTTACCAATTGGATCCACATTTGGGAAAAGTTTCTTTGTAACATTTGCACCAAGGACAACTATAAACCTTGAGAATTCAACATCATCTTCAAATATGGCTCTTCCATCTTGAACCACCCAATTATTCGTCGCAAAGCCCTCTGGTGTCTCACCGTAAACAAATACATTTGGATTCGTCTTAACATCCCTGAATTGAACTATCTTCGGTCCGCTCCACCCTTCAATTGCAACTGCTTCTGGAAGGGTTGCATTTTTAGCCACATATAACGCCTGCTCATAAGTTATATCCTTTCTGTTCCGGTATTTAGCCCAGTCTGCACCACCGATTATAACAGATGGGCGCTTTGTCACCTGAAATGTGTTCGTCCCCAAAAAACTCAGCGTCTCCTCCATACTATTTTGCAAAACCCTTATCCCAGTCAT carries:
- a CDS encoding GYD domain-containing protein, which produces MAIYFLFGKYSQEAMKGMSPQRTEEAHKLIEKFGGKVKEIYALLGEIDLVIIADFPGNSEAMKASISLSKLTNISFKTAPAVTVEEFDKMIQEL
- the larE gene encoding ATP-dependent sacrificial sulfur transferase LarE, producing MTLQDKYERLKKIIEEMGSIVIGFSGGVDSTLLLKVAHDILKDKVIAVIGKSETYPEEEFNEAIKLAEFIGVRYKIVATEETDNLKFAENPPDRCYYCKTELFTKLKEIAKAEGIKWIADGTNADDVKDFRPGLRAVRENNIRSPLLEAGLTKTEIRELSRTLGLPTWDKPSFACLSSRFPYGMPIDREKLKKIDKAESFLRKLGLKVFRVRLIDENTVRIETGREEFKKFFDDDFRIKVVSELKNLGFIYITLDLEGYRTGSMNEVLKIEVKQSILQT
- a CDS encoding ABC transporter permease, with amino-acid sequence MRNHKLRIFWVELVESLYMVWDSIKANKLRTFLTLLGVVVGVFSIIVVMTGIRVLQNSMEETLSFLGTNTFQVTKRPSVIIGGADWAKYRNRKDITYEQALYVAKNATLPEAVAIEGWSGPKIVQFRDVKTNPNVFVYGETPEGFATNNWVVQDGRAIFEDDVEFSRFIVVLGANVTKKLFPNVDPIGKDVKIDGYTFKVVGVLKEKGGLFGSGFDNIVIIPLSTFLNLYGKNRNLTILVKAKSRELYNETVEEIVALLRKIRKVPPGQENDFEIESNETLIKQFNDLTFAVKVGALVVSMIALVAAGVGIMNIMLVSVTERTREIGIRKAVGATKRNILTQFLLESFLLSQFGGMIGIILGIVGGNVLAFILKVKPIIPYDWVVIGFLICAFVGMIFGVYPAWKAASVDPVESLRYE
- the aroE gene encoding shikimate dehydrogenase produces the protein MEINAETKIVGLIGHPITHSFSPLIHNFAFDILGLNYKYLVFDVLPENLKDAIKGIVSLGIKGINVTIPHKETVLQNLDDASSEARIIGAVNTIVNDNGILKGFNTDVFGFTESLREFKDMVSNTPAFIFGAGGSARAVIYSLITNFQPERITIANRNLSRAESIARYFSQVLGYKNFEVKEFFLPEISADIKSSRLIVNTTPIGMYPNSDDIPIQSDDIFHPGQIVYDLVYNPPFTRFLKFAQEKGATVISGIDMLILQASKSFELWTGKQMPVGEVKRFLIQKLKSRRRKK